One genomic segment of Polynucleobacter sp. MWH-UH2A includes these proteins:
- a CDS encoding sulfite exporter TauE/SafE family protein encodes MFELIDPVHFVLATLIIFGAYFIFGISGFGSSIVAVPLLVQMYPLKSVVPMMVIVDICASLYVGKKSSKDANLKELKWLFPFSLVGMVLGIVLLIQAPSEPLLIILGCFAALNGARVLWQRNREIVDPISKWWAAPFGFLGGTFTALFATGGPIYVSYLGLRINDPKALRATMAFAIFMLTFLRLTLMLVTGLILSWPVMGLAICLMPATFLGIWLGTHVHTKLSNAGMRIAYGSILIFAGVTLLARQIP; translated from the coding sequence ATTTTTGAATTAATTGATCCCGTCCACTTTGTATTAGCGACGCTAATAATTTTTGGCGCTTACTTTATTTTTGGCATTTCAGGGTTTGGCTCATCCATTGTTGCAGTCCCATTACTGGTGCAGATGTATCCATTGAAGTCTGTAGTACCAATGATGGTGATTGTCGATATTTGTGCTTCCTTATATGTTGGAAAAAAATCCTCAAAGGATGCCAATCTCAAAGAGCTAAAGTGGTTATTCCCTTTTAGTTTAGTTGGTATGGTTTTGGGTATCGTCTTATTGATTCAGGCCCCAAGCGAACCCCTTTTGATTATTCTCGGATGTTTTGCTGCACTAAATGGAGCGCGAGTACTGTGGCAAAGAAATCGAGAAATAGTTGATCCCATTAGCAAGTGGTGGGCTGCTCCATTTGGATTTCTGGGCGGAACATTTACGGCGCTATTTGCAACGGGTGGCCCAATTTATGTTTCCTACCTAGGCTTGCGCATCAACGATCCTAAGGCATTACGGGCTACCATGGCATTTGCCATTTTTATGCTGACATTTCTACGGCTAACTTTGATGCTGGTGACAGGCCTGATTCTAAGTTGGCCTGTAATGGGGTTAGCTATTTGCTTAATGCCGGCAACTTTTCTTGGGATCTGGCTTGGAACTCATGTGCATACCAAGTTAAGTAATGCGGGAATGCGGATAGCTTATGGATCAATTTTGATTTTTGCTGGCGTCACTTTACTTGCGCGACAAATTCCTTAA